GCCAATTCATAATCACTTTTTTCCTTGGTAGATTTTTTAATTTGCAAAATGAACATTACAAAGCCAGAAAAAACTGAATGTATTTTTTGCGTCATATTTTTCTTTTTACTATAGCATATATGACTACATTTGTCTAGCAATACTAAAGACTACATTTTTTCTGGGACTTGTATGCCCAAGAGCCCTAGCCCATTTTTCATGACTATTGTAAAAGATTTTGTTAGAGCGATTTTGTATGGTGAATATTCATCAGTAGTATCGACAATCGGTGTTTCTGCATAAAAGCTATTAAACGCACTCGCAAGCTCTATCAGATACGTCGCTATGTGGTGTGGCGCATAACTCTCCCCTGCACGTACAACAATTTCAGGAAAACGATAGAGCAAGTGTTCGAGTAAACTAACTTGGCTTGGTGCTTGGCCTGCATCGATTGCAATCCCCTCTGCTTCAGCTTTCCGCAAAACTGACTTGGCGCGCGTCGCACTGTATTGAAGATAGGGTCCTGAATCACCCTCAAAAGAAATCGACTTGTCGAAATCATAGACTATATCGCCACCAATAGCCGAACGCAGAATCGCATATTTGATTGCCGCAACCGCCACTTGCGTGACGACTTCCTCGCGCTCAAATGCAGTAAATGCCCGCCCCTGAACACGCTCAAGGATCACCTGCATTGCTTCATTGAGTAACGACTCACCGGTAACCACATTACCTTTACGTGAGGCCATTTTGCCTGATACGAGGCGCATCATGCCGTTGGTGATATGCATCGTTCTATCTGCCCACAATGGCTCAATTTGGCGCATAGCCTCTTTGACCACTTTCATATATTCACCTTGCTCAACAGCTGTCGTAACAATAGAGAGATCAGGGTTTTCATACGCAAATTTCTGCTTAGTCAAACCAAGCTCTTTGGTCTCATAGGTTGGTAGCCCTTGAGAGTTCACGAATACGCGTGTGTGAAGCGCTGGGTTATATTTCTCACCGTGAAAGACAACTGCTCCATCACTTTTCTCAAAAATTCCTTTCTCGAGATATTCATTCACTATCGCAAGACCGATCGGCGCCATCTCACTTTCAAAAAAAGAATAATCAAACTTTGTTCCGAGTATTGTGTAGAGTGATTCAAATGCAGCAAGTGTTACACCTCTGCCCCAGTCATAAAGCTCGTTGATTTTGTCTTCACTTCGATCGTAGATTTTTTTATTAATCGCATCTATTTCTTTTTTAGCTTCAACATCATTTTCGTATGCATCGTTACCTTTGGCATAGCATTCGCCGATATAGAGTGCTTGCGCCGATATAGCTTCGAGTTCAGCTGGCGTAGGATTTTTCATGAGACCATATATCGCTTTCGCTACGTGTGGTCCGACGTCACCTTGGTAGTTGGCACGGATTACTTTGGCACCGTGGTATTCGACAATTCGTGAAATGGATTCACCAATCGCATTCGTCATTAAATGTCCAATATGAAATGGCTTAAATGGGTTCGGTTGCGTATACTCAACCATGACTTTTTTCCCAGAAAGTATTTCGTTTTTACCATAGTTTTCATGTGCCTTGAGTATTGCCGCAACTTCATTTGTAAAAAATTCTCTACTCAAGTAGAAATTAATAAATCCAGGACCTGCAATTTCGATTTTC
The Candidatus Nomurabacteria bacterium genome window above contains:
- the argS gene encoding arginine--tRNA ligase translates to MVADTIKTFIQSALTALDLGESEIKLDHPGDFAHGDYSTNVALALAKPLGKSPQDVAKLILTELEKTKLPEIEKIEIAGPGFINFYLSREFFTNEVAAILKAHENYGKNEILSGKKVMVEYTQPNPFKPFHIGHLMTNAIGESISRIVEYHGAKVIRANYQGDVGPHVAKAIYGLMKNPTPAELEAISAQALYIGECYAKGNDAYENDVEAKKEIDAINKKIYDRSEDKINELYDWGRGVTLAAFESLYTILGTKFDYSFFESEMAPIGLAIVNEYLEKGIFEKSDGAVVFHGEKYNPALHTRVFVNSQGLPTYETKELGLTKQKFAYENPDLSIVTTAVEQGEYMKVVKEAMRQIEPLWADRTMHITNGMMRLVSGKMASRKGNVVTGESLLNEAMQVILERVQGRAFTAFEREEVVTQVAVAAIKYAILRSAIGGDIVYDFDKSISFEGDSGPYLQYSATRAKSVLRKAEAEGIAIDAGQAPSQVSLLEHLLYRFPEIVVRAGESYAPHHIATYLIELASAFNSFYAETPIVDTTDEYSPYKIALTKSFTIVMKNGLGLLGIQVPEKM